Proteins encoded within one genomic window of Streptomyces sp. NBC_00523:
- a CDS encoding bleomycin resistance protein, which yields MSEKTIPILPCRTIRPVLDFYAALGFEATFQQTSPNPYAVVERGDVQLHFFGMKRYEPAASYSTCYIRTDDVDGLHASFRSSLKAAYGRIPTRGLPRMGPLKDTSYGARQFLVTDPAGNCLRIGQQTSREQHHRPAPEETSARALHHASLFADSKDDPAGAAKIIDRVLGLADESPAPVQLLRLLVLRADVAGRLGDDATATSALARAAALRLSAQERESAHDDLARLRELRD from the coding sequence ATGAGCGAAAAGACGATCCCGATCCTGCCGTGCCGGACCATCCGGCCCGTTCTCGACTTCTACGCCGCCCTCGGGTTCGAGGCGACGTTCCAGCAGACGAGCCCCAACCCGTACGCGGTCGTGGAACGGGGCGACGTCCAGTTGCACTTCTTCGGGATGAAGCGCTACGAACCGGCCGCGTCGTACAGCACGTGCTACATCCGGACCGATGACGTCGACGGGTTGCACGCGTCCTTCCGGAGCAGCCTCAAGGCCGCGTACGGCAGGATCCCGACGCGCGGGCTCCCCCGCATGGGACCGCTGAAGGACACCTCGTACGGCGCGCGGCAGTTCCTCGTCACCGATCCGGCCGGCAACTGCCTGCGCATCGGGCAGCAGACCAGCCGGGAGCAGCACCACCGGCCCGCCCCCGAGGAGACGTCCGCCCGGGCCCTGCATCACGCGTCGCTCTTCGCGGACTCGAAGGACGATCCGGCGGGCGCCGCGAAAATAATCGACCGGGTGCTGGGCCTGGCGGACGAGTCGCCCGCTCCCGTGCAGTTGCTGCGCCTCCTGGTGCTGCGTGCGGACGTCGCCGGGCGCCTCGGTGACGACGCGACCGCGACGTCCGCGCTCGCCCGGGCCGCCGCGCTCCGACTCAGCGCACAGGAGCGCGAGTCGGCGCACGACGACCTCGCGCGTCTTCGCGAGCTACGCGACTGA